GCTCGCCGCGTTCTTCGAGAACAAGCTGGGCGTCCCGCTCCTGGTGAGCACGCTGCTGCTCAGCTACCCGGCGATGTCGTTCGCCTCCTACCTGGTGCGCTTCCCGCTGGCGGACGCCGGTTCGAGCCTGCCCCAGTCGGAACAGCTGCCGGACGGCGTCGCGCTGGAAGTCACCGGCACCGGGCTCGCACTGGTCGCCGTCGCCGCGCTCGCGTACGTGGTGGTCGACGCGCGTGCCCCGATCGGTTACGAAATCAGGATGACCGGCCTCGGCGCGCGGTTCGCCGCGTACGCCGGGATCAGCAGGCCACGCCTGACACTGCGCGTGCTCGCCACGTCCGGCGGGCTCGCCGGACTGGTCGGCGCGATCATGGTGCTCGGCTTCCCGCACCGGTTCATCGACGGCGCGCTGATCACCCCCACCTACACCTGGATCGGCCTGCTGGCCGCGTTGCTGGCCGGGGCGAACCCGCTGGGGACGGTGATCGCCGCGTTCTTCTTCGCGGCGATCACCAACGGCGGTTTCGAGGCCGAACGCGTGACGCAGGCTCCCCGCGAGCTGACGGCGGTGTTGCAGGCCGTGATCATCATCTTCCTGGCCTCGGCGACCGGGGTGCTCAAACGACGGAAGGCGGGCGTGCGGTGAACTTCGACCTCGCCCTGCTCTCGTCCGTGCTGCGCGCGGTGACCCCGATCCTGTTCGCCGCGCTGGCCGGCGCGCTCTGCCAGCGCGCGGGCGTGTTCAACATTTCACTCGAGGGCACCATGCTGGTCGGCTGCTTCGCCGCGGTGGCGGGCAGCTGGTTCACCGGCAACCCGTGGCTCGGCGTGGTGGCCGCGGTGCTGGCGTCGGCCGCGTACTCGCTGATTCTGGCGATCGGCTCGGTCGCGCTCGGCGGTGACCCGATCGTGTTGTCGATCGCGATGAACCTGCTGGCCGTCGGCCTGACCAGTTTCCTGCTGCGCACCGTCTTCGGCACCACCGGCAGCTTCAGCGATCCCGGTCTGCGCGGGCTGGACCCGGTGCTGTTCGGGCATTCGCCGCTGGTCTACGCCGCGTGGGTGGCGGTGGCCGTGCTCGCCTTCCTGCTCTACCGCACCACGTGGGGGCTGAAGGTGCGCGGCATCGGCGAGAACGCCGAGGCGGCGGCCAATCTCGGGGTGAACGTGGCCCGCGAGCGCTACCGGGTGATCATCGCCGGCGGCGCGCTGTGCGGACTGGGCGGCGCCCAGCTCGCGCTGGGCAACGTGACGTTGTTCTCCGAGAACATGACCGCCGGACGCGGCTGGATCGCCGTGGTCGCGGTGATGCTCGGCATGGCCGCGCCGGTCGGTGTGCTGCTGGCCGCGCTGCTGTTCGGGCTGGCCGAGGGCCTTGGCTTCCGGTTGCAGGGCCTCGGCCTGCCGCAGCAGGCAACCGACGCGGCGCCGTACGTGGTCACCTTGCTGGCCTTGTTTTCCCAGCGGCTCTTCCGCCGCGAAAGGAGCACCGCATGACTGGTTCGACACTGCCGGTCACCGGCATCCCCCGATCGGGGCTGCCCCCGCTGGCGGTGGTGGTCGGCGCACCACAGCGCGCCACCGACATCGCGGCCCGGCTCGACAACGCCGAACTCGCCGGGGAGAACCGCGAATACCGCACGTACACCGGTTCCTGGCGCGGCACCGAAGTCACCGTGGCATCGCACGGGGTCGGCGGACCGGGCGCGGTGTGCTCGTTCGCCGAACTCACCGAAGCGGGTGTGCGCACCTTCCTCCGGCTCGGCACCGCGGGCTCGCTGCGCAAGGACATCCACAGCGGCGACCTGGTGATCGCCGAGGCGGCGGTCCGCGACGACGGCGTCAGCCAGCAGCTCGTGCCCGCGGAGTACCCGGCCTTCGCCACCGCGGAAACCGTTCCGGCGCTGGTCGGCTCGGCCCGCGCGCACGGGGTCCCGTTCCACCGCGGTGTGGTCTGGACACGCGCGGCGTTCTCCCCCGGCGTGCTGCGGCTGCCGATGCGCGAGTACCTCGCCGCCGGGGTGATCGCCATCGAGATGGAGCTTTCGGCGCTGTTCGTCTTCGCCGGGTTGAATGGATTGGCCGCGGGTGGTGCGCTGGTGATCGACGGCAACGCGGCGGGTGACGACGTGGGGCCGTCGACCTACGACCCCCATCGCGACGTGGTCGCCGACGGGGTGCACCGGGCCGGCTCGGTGGTGCTGGACGCGTTGATCGGGATGGGAAAAACGGATGAGTGACTGGCAGGCGGTGGCGGCGGAGGTCGCCGAGAAGCTGCGCGGGGACGCGGTCGAGCGGGAGGAACGCGGCGCCGAGCCCCGCGCCGAGATCGAGCTGCTGCGGGAATCCGGCCTGCTGCGCCTGCTCATCCCGGCCGAGCACGGCGGCGCGGGCGGCGACTGGCCGCTGGCCCACCGGGTGATCCGGCGGATCGCCGCCGCGGACGGCTCGCTCGGGCACCTGCTCGGTTACCACTACTTCCAGCTGTGGCGCACCAGGCTCTTCGACACCCCGATCGCGGACCGGCTGGAGCGCGAAAGCGCGGCGGGCAACTGGTTCTGGGCCGGGGTCAGCAATCCGCGGGACGCGGCGCTCGAACTGCGGCCCGCCGACGGCGGGTTCACCGTGCACGGCCGGAAGTTCTTCGCCACCGGCGCCTCGGTGGCCGACCGGCTGATCGTCAGCGGCACCTGGACGGACACCGAGCGCAAGGCCACCTTCACCGTGCCCGCGCGCACCGAGGGCATCCGGTTCCTCGGTGACTGGAACAATCTCGGGCAGCGCCTGTCGGCCAGCGGCGGGGTCGAGTTCACCGACGTCTTCGTGTCCGAAAACGAGCTGCTCGGCCACCAGCCCGGCGAAGGTGAACCCCGGCGGTGGCGGGATTCGCTGGCGCCACTGGGTTTCCAGCTACTGCTCGCCCAGGTGCAGGTCGGCATCGCCGGTGGCGCACTGGCCGAGGGTGCGCGCTACACCTCCGAAAGCTCCCGCGCCTGGCCGATGTCCGGTGTGGACAGAGCAGCCGAAGACCCGCACGTGCTGGCCGCCTACGGCACGCTGGCATCGCGGCTGACCGCGGCGGAACTGCTGGTGGACGCGGCCGCCGCGGCGTTCGACGAAGCCGCGCGGGAGGTCGACGAGCGCAAGCGCGGAGAACTCGGCATCCTGCTGTCCAAGGCGAAGGTGGTCAGCACCGAGGTGGCACTGGAGATCGGCAACCGGATCTTCGAGCTGACCGGCGCGCGGGCGACCGGCGCGAAGTACGGCATGGACCGGTTCTGGCGCAACGCCCGCACGCTGACCCTGCACGATCCGGTCGCCTACAAGGCCACCGAGGTGGGCAGGCACCTGCTCGACGGTGAGTTCCCGCCGATCACCGGGTACAGCTGATGGCCACGCCGATCCTGGCCGACAGCGTGCGCCTAGCCGACGACGGCGTGCACATCCTCGACCGGCGGGTGTTCCCGTTCGAGCGGGTGTGGGTGCACTGCCGCACCGTCGAAGAGGTGGCCAAGGCCATCGAGGACATGGTCACCCAGTCCTCCGGCCCGTACTTCGCCGCGCTCTGGGGCATGGTGCTGGCCGCGCGCTCGGCCGCGGATCTGCCCGCCGACGGGGCGCGGGCCGCGCTGGGAGTCGCCGGTGACCGGCTGATCGCCAGCCGGTCG
The genomic region above belongs to Amycolatopsis sp. YIM 10 and contains:
- a CDS encoding acyl-CoA dehydrogenase family protein; this translates as MSDWQAVAAEVAEKLRGDAVEREERGAEPRAEIELLRESGLLRLLIPAEHGGAGGDWPLAHRVIRRIAAADGSLGHLLGYHYFQLWRTRLFDTPIADRLERESAAGNWFWAGVSNPRDAALELRPADGGFTVHGRKFFATGASVADRLIVSGTWTDTERKATFTVPARTEGIRFLGDWNNLGQRLSASGGVEFTDVFVSENELLGHQPGEGEPRRWRDSLAPLGFQLLLAQVQVGIAGGALAEGARYTSESSRAWPMSGVDRAAEDPHVLAAYGTLASRLTAAELLVDAAAAAFDEAAREVDERKRGELGILLSKAKVVSTEVALEIGNRIFELTGARATGAKYGMDRFWRNARTLTLHDPVAYKATEVGRHLLDGEFPPITGYS
- a CDS encoding ABC transporter permease, with translation MRLSRRWAVVFALLGAFVLGTLILAGTGADPISAYSAIITGAFGADGFPGTLAYAVPVVGMAVALAVPLRAGMVNLGGEGQLVLGAITGTVIGLSSPLPAVPTVVLALLGGALAGAAYAALAAFFENKLGVPLLVSTLLLSYPAMSFASYLVRFPLADAGSSLPQSEQLPDGVALEVTGTGLALVAVAALAYVVVDARAPIGYEIRMTGLGARFAAYAGISRPRLTLRVLATSGGLAGLVGAIMVLGFPHRFIDGALITPTYTWIGLLAALLAGANPLGTVIAAFFFAAITNGGFEAERVTQAPRELTAVLQAVIIIFLASATGVLKRRKAGVR
- a CDS encoding nucleoside phosphorylase — encoded protein: MTGSTLPVTGIPRSGLPPLAVVVGAPQRATDIAARLDNAELAGENREYRTYTGSWRGTEVTVASHGVGGPGAVCSFAELTEAGVRTFLRLGTAGSLRKDIHSGDLVIAEAAVRDDGVSQQLVPAEYPAFATAETVPALVGSARAHGVPFHRGVVWTRAAFSPGVLRLPMREYLAAGVIAIEMELSALFVFAGLNGLAAGGALVIDGNAAGDDVGPSTYDPHRDVVADGVHRAGSVVLDALIGMGKTDE
- a CDS encoding ABC transporter permease, which translates into the protein MNFDLALLSSVLRAVTPILFAALAGALCQRAGVFNISLEGTMLVGCFAAVAGSWFTGNPWLGVVAAVLASAAYSLILAIGSVALGGDPIVLSIAMNLLAVGLTSFLLRTVFGTTGSFSDPGLRGLDPVLFGHSPLVYAAWVAVAVLAFLLYRTTWGLKVRGIGENAEAAANLGVNVARERYRVIIAGGALCGLGGAQLALGNVTLFSENMTAGRGWIAVVAVMLGMAAPVGVLLAALLFGLAEGLGFRLQGLGLPQQATDAAPYVVTLLALFSQRLFRRERSTA